In Bacteroidales bacterium, a single genomic region encodes these proteins:
- a CDS encoding discoidin domain-containing protein, whose product MKQIFFLIIMILISFASCDGIHDDIKDFADSETVYSGMYDIAEGKIGLERVEIDLLKAGRIPASQVNLGKAKKTIVEYDNQQIIIDSVCSWVNITGLTQSKIYRFKIFTADEFNNKSVPQEVALIPYTSSDVEILSIASPRIIASPWAATFTYSNLSSVLLDYYSLSYSYTDKDNNLVEGTRGSDPQFSIENLNAGEPVNVNIKYKVVPIMDTIPILDTVILERNISLTMPTDESYQQELQNRGVQSMTLTPQGIKLVWQPVDDFTMQYTMVKFTDASNVEQSIRVENDETSTVIVGLGHGMPFTLTSNYKPEGVSDVYIDATPRLYNPTTIDLDRIGWTSTQSHPRPSDSPSPTAHLDGDLSTFLSQVKPGKSNGNISPGNDPVFFIVDMLEAQEFNYFRIRHRNTTLGLRVWGLSIYGSNDGTNFSEIQLDIDIPNVTSTNDLESPNIEIPLSTYRYIKAIYTKWDTVNNSAVQMSEFYLGIK is encoded by the coding sequence ATGAAACAGATATTTTTTCTAATAATAATGATATTGATATCATTTGCATCATGCGACGGCATACATGATGATATCAAGGATTTTGCCGATTCGGAAACGGTGTATTCGGGGATGTATGATATTGCCGAAGGAAAGATCGGCCTGGAAAGAGTAGAGATCGATTTGTTAAAAGCCGGTCGGATCCCGGCCAGCCAGGTGAATCTGGGAAAAGCAAAGAAAACGATCGTTGAGTATGATAATCAGCAGATTATTATCGATTCAGTTTGCTCCTGGGTAAATATTACAGGTCTTACACAATCAAAAATATATAGATTTAAGATTTTTACAGCAGACGAATTTAACAATAAATCCGTTCCGCAGGAAGTAGCATTGATCCCATATACATCTTCCGATGTGGAAATATTATCTATAGCTTCTCCCAGAATAATTGCATCTCCATGGGCTGCTACATTCACCTATTCAAATTTATCATCAGTACTTTTGGATTATTATAGTTTGTCCTATTCATATACGGATAAGGATAATAATCTGGTTGAAGGGACCAGAGGCAGTGATCCGCAGTTTTCGATAGAAAACCTGAATGCGGGAGAACCGGTTAATGTAAACATAAAATACAAAGTTGTTCCCATTATGGATACGATCCCTATCCTGGATACAGTAATTCTTGAGCGGAATATTTCCCTGACAATGCCTACAGATGAAAGCTATCAGCAGGAACTTCAGAACAGGGGGGTTCAATCCATGACTCTTACACCGCAAGGTATTAAACTTGTATGGCAACCAGTTGATGATTTTACCATGCAGTATACAATGGTGAAGTTTACAGATGCGTCTAATGTAGAACAGAGTATCAGGGTTGAAAATGATGAAACGTCAACTGTAATAGTAGGACTGGGACATGGAATGCCGTTTACATTAACTTCCAACTATAAACCGGAAGGAGTTTCGGATGTTTATATTGATGCTACTCCCAGATTATATAATCCGACAACCATAGATCTGGATCGGATCGGATGGACTTCAACTCAATCACATCCTCGTCCTAGCGACAGTCCATCTCCAACCGCCCATTTGGATGGAGACCTTTCTACTTTCCTTTCGCAGGTTAAACCGGGAAAATCTAATGGAAACATAAGTCCTGGTAATGATCCTGTTTTCTTCATTGTTGACATGCTGGAGGCTCAAGAATTTAATTATTTCAGGATTCGCCATAGGAATACAACCTTAGGATTAAGGGTTTGGGGCCTTTCTATTTACGGAAGTAACGATGGGACGAATTTTTCTGAAATCCAGTTAGATATTGATATTCCAAATGTGACATCTACCAATGATCTGGAGAGCCCTAATATAGAAATACCACTTTCTACTTACAGGTATATCAAGGCAATCTATACCAAGTGGGATACGGTTAATAATAGTGCGGTACAAATGTCTGAATTTTATTTAGGTATAAAATAA